A region from the Tachyglossus aculeatus isolate mTacAcu1 chromosome X2, mTacAcu1.pri, whole genome shotgun sequence genome encodes:
- the LOC119949200 gene encoding defensin-B4-like yields the protein MRASLLLLTLLVYLAHAPQAQGVFGPKRCKDKVGYCRHKCQPKEVQVSQCSNKVVCCGVNTGTGSSGDSKLVPAVNPQPNPQENEPEENPREEATTVSE from the exons ATGAGGGCGTcgctgctcctcctcaccctgctGGTCTACCTGGCCCACGCCCCCCAAG CGCAAGGTGTATTTGGACCCAAGCGCTGCAAAGACAAGGTGGGCTATTGCCGCCACAAGTGTCAGCCCAAGGAGGTGCAGGTGAGCCAGTGCTCCAACAAAGTGGTCTGCTGCGGCGTCAACACAGGCACGGGCTCCTCAGGGGACTCCAAACTGGTCCCTGCCGTCAATCCTCAGCCGAACCCCCAGGAGAACGAGCCCGAGGAAAACCCGAGGGAGGAAGCCACCACGGTCTCTGAGTGA
- the LOC119949118 gene encoding beta-defensin 103A-like, with product MRLHYLLFAIFFLFLIPAPGDGRLLERINNLYCRVRRGRCRLLGCFPKEEQVGTCSLGRRKCCRKRT from the exons ATGAGGCTCCACTACCTCCTCTTTGCCATCTTCTTCTtgtttctcatccctgctccag GGGATGGCCGGCTTCTGGAGCGCATCAACAATTTATACTGCCGGGTGCGGAGGGGCAGGTGCCGGTTGCTTGGCTGCTTCCCCAAGGAGGAGCAGGTGGGCACATGCTCCCTGGGCCGGAGGAAGTGCTGCCGAAAGAGGACCTGA